Proteins encoded within one genomic window of Salipaludibacillus agaradhaerens:
- the pcrA gene encoding DNA helicase PcrA — protein MKHELLEGLNPEQQNAVKHNEGPLLIMAGAGSGKTRVLTHRIAYLIGEKGVPHWSILAITFTNKAAREMKDRVSRIIGGEAEDMWISTFHSMCVRILRRDIDRIGFNRNFTILDSTDQKSVIKRLVKEMNIDPKKFDPRTILGTISSAKNELKTPEDFGKTANGYYEDTVYNVYKAYQRELKKNQALDFDDLIMTTITLFKQVPEVLEYYQRRFRYVMVDEYQDTNRAQYVLVNMIADRHKNICVVGDSDQSIYRWRGADIKNILSFEKDYENATVVMLEQNYRSTKRILEAANKVIDHNSGRKPKNLWTENIEGDKLTYYEADNEHDEAQYVVGKVKEYIDNGTYKASDVAVLYRTNAQSRVIEELFVKSSLPYTIVGGTKFYDRKEIKDLLAYLRLVANPDDDISFRRIINVPKRGIGNTTLDKLQAYATQHDLSLFQTIQEIEQVGLSARFAKTLHEFGEQLHGWVQMQEYLPVMELVEELLEKTGYRDMLKNDKSLESEGRLENINEFLTVAKEFEETNEDKTLIAFLTDLALIADIDQVDNDDATADEKILLMTLHSAKGLEFPVVFLIGLEEGVFPHSRALMEEVEMEEERRLAYVGITRAERYLYLSRARMRTLYGRTNMNPPSRFLNEIPKDLMEGTEIQSADPPWMRPSQRTSAMDTATIPERKKSVIRPQTTTTAGATFEWQVGDKANHKKWGQGTVVSIKGNGENIELDIAFPQVGVKRLAAKFAPITKG, from the coding sequence AAACATGAATTACTGGAAGGCTTAAACCCTGAACAGCAGAACGCTGTTAAGCATAATGAAGGACCATTACTTATCATGGCAGGGGCTGGCAGTGGGAAGACGCGTGTCTTGACACATCGTATTGCCTATTTAATCGGTGAAAAAGGTGTGCCACACTGGTCTATTCTGGCTATTACTTTTACGAATAAGGCTGCAAGGGAAATGAAGGACAGAGTCTCACGCATTATTGGTGGAGAAGCGGAAGATATGTGGATTTCTACTTTCCACTCCATGTGCGTTAGGATTCTGAGACGTGACATCGATCGCATCGGCTTTAATCGAAACTTCACAATATTGGATTCTACTGATCAAAAGTCTGTCATTAAACGTCTCGTGAAGGAAATGAACATCGACCCGAAAAAGTTTGATCCAAGGACGATCCTTGGAACGATTAGTTCTGCAAAAAACGAACTAAAAACACCTGAAGACTTTGGTAAAACAGCAAATGGTTATTACGAGGATACCGTTTATAACGTTTATAAAGCGTATCAAAGGGAGTTAAAGAAAAATCAAGCGCTGGATTTTGATGATTTAATTATGACGACAATTACGCTTTTTAAACAAGTGCCAGAAGTGCTTGAATACTATCAACGACGCTTTAGATACGTGATGGTGGACGAGTATCAGGATACGAACAGGGCACAATATGTGTTAGTTAACATGATCGCTGACCGTCATAAAAATATTTGCGTAGTCGGTGACTCAGACCAGTCTATTTATCGTTGGCGCGGGGCAGATATTAAAAATATTCTCTCATTTGAAAAAGATTATGAAAATGCGACTGTTGTTATGCTAGAACAAAATTACCGCTCAACGAAACGAATCCTTGAGGCGGCTAACAAAGTTATTGATCATAACAGCGGCCGCAAGCCAAAAAATTTATGGACTGAAAATATCGAAGGCGACAAGCTGACCTATTATGAAGCAGATAATGAACATGATGAAGCCCAATATGTAGTAGGGAAAGTAAAAGAGTACATTGATAACGGTACCTATAAAGCATCAGATGTAGCTGTTCTTTATCGAACGAATGCACAATCACGTGTTATTGAGGAATTGTTCGTGAAATCAAGTTTGCCCTACACCATTGTCGGTGGCACAAAATTCTATGATAGAAAAGAAATTAAAGATTTACTTGCATATCTAAGACTGGTAGCTAACCCTGATGACGATATTAGTTTTCGGAGAATCATTAACGTCCCGAAACGAGGAATTGGTAATACGACGCTCGATAAACTCCAAGCCTATGCGACACAGCATGATTTATCGTTGTTCCAAACAATTCAAGAAATCGAACAAGTTGGTTTAAGTGCTCGCTTTGCAAAAACATTGCATGAATTTGGAGAGCAGCTACACGGCTGGGTGCAAATGCAAGAATACTTGCCTGTCATGGAGTTAGTCGAAGAGCTACTCGAAAAGACTGGTTATCGCGACATGCTAAAAAATGATAAAAGCCTTGAATCAGAAGGCAGGCTAGAGAATATAAACGAATTTTTAACAGTGGCAAAAGAATTTGAAGAAACGAATGAAGATAAAACATTAATCGCCTTTTTAACAGATTTAGCGCTCATTGCTGACATTGACCAAGTGGATAATGATGATGCAACAGCAGATGAAAAAATTCTCCTTATGACGTTACATTCTGCAAAAGGACTGGAGTTCCCAGTTGTATTTCTTATCGGATTAGAGGAAGGTGTTTTTCCACATAGTCGTGCTTTGATGGAAGAAGTAGAAATGGAAGAGGAAAGGCGATTGGCTTACGTTGGAATCACACGGGCAGAAAGGTATCTCTATTTAAGCCGAGCGAGGATGCGGACATTATATGGTCGGACGAATATGAATCCCCCGTCCCGTTTCTTAAACGAAATTCCTAAGGATTTAATGGAAGGGACAGAGATACAATCGGCAGATCCACCATGGATGCGTCCTTCTCAAAGAACTAGTGCAATGGATACAGCAACCATACCTGAACGTAAAAAATCTGTCATTCGGCCACAAACAACGACAACCGCTGGTGCCACCTTTGAATGGCAAGTAGGGGATAAAGCGAACCATAAAAAGTGGGGACAAGGTACAGTCGTTAGTATAAAGGGGAACGGGGAAAATATTGAATTAGATATTGCGTTTCCGCAAGTAGGGGTTAAACGACTAGCAGCGAAGTTTGCTCCTATTACGAAAGGATAA